The Chitinivibrionales bacterium genome includes a window with the following:
- a CDS encoding alpha/beta fold hydrolase: protein MQIQAIFIHGLGNTSDWWSPFLPSIEELGITPRFPDLPTIGPSLPDDWLKAVQNTVDSHDGPTVLIGHSLGASTAVLGACTRKVGNIFLLALPVYSPGIIPSAPTHAALSQSEGAAVARFVIKAQRRIEKVPCPAYFFIGEHDEIISSEYADSIIDNLHIIKNADHDLASSADSVSAVGETVAAACSELLGPPSN, encoded by the coding sequence ATGCAAATACAAGCGATTTTTATCCATGGCCTGGGAAACACCTCCGACTGGTGGTCCCCCTTTCTTCCATCCATAGAGGAATTGGGCATTACGCCCCGCTTTCCCGACCTCCCCACAATCGGTCCTTCGCTGCCCGATGACTGGTTAAAAGCGGTTCAAAACACGGTTGACTCTCATGATGGTCCCACCGTTCTTATCGGCCATTCCCTGGGAGCATCGACTGCCGTGCTTGGGGCTTGTACCCGCAAAGTCGGGAATATTTTTCTACTGGCACTTCCGGTATATAGCCCCGGCATCATCCCCTCAGCCCCTACTCATGCAGCCCTGTCGCAGTCTGAAGGCGCGGCGGTGGCGCGGTTTGTTATCAAGGCACAGAGACGGATCGAGAAAGTCCCCTGCCCGGCATATTTTTTTATCGGAGAACATGACGAAATAATTTCCAGCGAGTACGCTGATTCGATAATCGATAACCTGCACATTATTAAAAATGCCGACCATGATCTCGCATCATCAGCCGACAGTGTATCTGCAGTAGGCGAAACAGTCGCCGCAGCCTGTTCTGAGCTTCTCGGTCCACCCTCAAATTGA